One Candidatus Anoxymicrobium japonicum DNA segment encodes these proteins:
- a CDS encoding DNA-binding protein, protein MTKKELVDEVAAKANISRKDSANALDATLAAITKALKKGQKVQLIGFGTFEVRKRKARTGINPQTKEKLKIAASKVPAFKAGKALKDAIAKK, encoded by the coding sequence TTGACAAAGAAAGAGCTCGTGGATGAGGTTGCCGCAAAGGCGAATATCTCCAGGAAGGACTCGGCGAACGCTCTTGATGCTACGCTTGCGGCGATCACCAAGGCGCTAAAGAAAGGCCAGAAGGTTCAGCTTATCGGGTTTGGCACGTTTGAGGTGCGCAAGAGGAAAGCGCGTACGGGAATCAATCCACAGACGAAAGAGAAGCTCAAGATCGCGGCGAGCAAGGTTCCTGCGTTCAAGGCAGGCAAAGCTCTAAAGGACGCGATCGCGAAGAAGTAA